Proteins co-encoded in one Candidatus Pelagibacter sp. RS40 genomic window:
- the ppdK gene encoding pyruvate, phosphate dikinase codes for MKKYIFNFKSKVSNKINFSKNILGGKGANLSEMGRMGLPVPPGFTISTEVCELFYKNKKKINYKILGEIDKELKNIEKDTGKKFGDLNNPLLVSVRSGARVSMPGMMDTILNLGLNDETVHALANRTSNMRFAKDSYRRFIQMYSNVVLGVENYNFEELIENYKLTKGVLLDTELDENDWDGLIKDFKNIVKKKTNKEFPQNVREQLFGAISAVFLSWESHRAKVYRKLNQIPSEWGTAVNVQSMVFGNMGNDCATGVVFTRNPSNGNHQIYGEYLINAQGEDVVAGTRTPQHITKKARIASNESLPSMEESMPIAYKELKKILHKLEKHYKDMQDVEFTIENKKLWMLQTRSGKRTAKSAVKIAVDMVKENLISKKEAVLRVEPNSLDTLLHPTLDEKSNIEIIAKGLPASPGAASGKVVFTSDDAERLNASMQNTILVRVETSPEDIHGMHAAKGILTARGGMTSHAAVVARGMGRPCVSGSSEIEIDYEKKLFKVQDREIKEGDLITIDGSTGRIILGEVKTVKPEISGEFSKLMNWADNYRKLKIRTNSETPLDSKIARDFGAEGIGLCRTEHMFFDEERILSVREMILSKTKDDRLLALSKLLPHQKKDFIDIFKIMNGLPVTVRLLDPPLHEFLPRTDKEISEVASSLNIPIKELKVRITELHEQNPMLGHRGCRLGISFPEIYEMQCRAIFEALVQCKKQKVKSIIPEIMIPLVSTEAEIKIMKDLVIRTAKQVESEKKIKLNFLVGTMIELPRAAIKANDIAKHAEFFSFGTNDLTQTTFGISRDDSGKFLNDYIENKIFDIDPFVSIDEGVADLIDIASEKGRSQNKKIKLGICGEHGGDPKSIEFCAKIGLNYVSCSPYRVPVARLAAAQAQLKK; via the coding sequence ATGAAAAAGTATATATTTAATTTTAAATCTAAAGTTTCCAATAAAATAAACTTCTCAAAAAATATTCTGGGTGGAAAAGGTGCAAATTTATCTGAAATGGGCAGAATGGGCTTGCCAGTTCCACCAGGTTTTACAATCTCGACAGAAGTTTGCGAGTTATTTTACAAAAATAAAAAAAAAATAAATTATAAAATTTTAGGGGAAATTGATAAAGAGTTAAAAAATATTGAGAAAGACACTGGAAAAAAGTTTGGAGATTTGAATAACCCATTACTAGTTTCAGTAAGGTCTGGAGCAAGAGTATCAATGCCAGGCATGATGGATACTATTCTAAATTTAGGACTTAATGATGAAACAGTTCATGCTCTTGCAAATAGAACTTCAAATATGCGTTTTGCAAAAGATAGCTACAGACGTTTTATTCAAATGTATTCAAATGTTGTTTTAGGAGTTGAGAATTATAATTTTGAGGAATTAATTGAAAATTATAAATTAACAAAAGGCGTCTTGTTAGATACAGAATTGGATGAAAATGATTGGGATGGATTAATAAAAGATTTTAAAAATATTGTTAAGAAAAAAACAAATAAAGAATTTCCTCAAAATGTAAGAGAGCAATTGTTTGGGGCAATTAGTGCAGTTTTTTTATCCTGGGAAAGTCATAGAGCTAAAGTTTACAGAAAGTTAAATCAAATTCCATCAGAGTGGGGCACTGCAGTAAATGTTCAGTCAATGGTTTTTGGAAACATGGGCAATGATTGTGCAACAGGTGTGGTGTTTACAAGGAATCCATCCAATGGCAATCACCAGATATACGGGGAATATTTAATTAATGCACAAGGAGAAGATGTAGTTGCAGGAACAAGAACGCCACAACACATAACTAAAAAAGCAAGAATAGCCTCAAATGAAAGCTTACCGTCAATGGAAGAGTCTATGCCTATCGCGTACAAAGAATTAAAAAAAATATTACATAAATTAGAGAAACATTACAAAGATATGCAGGATGTTGAATTTACAATTGAAAATAAAAAACTTTGGATGCTTCAAACAAGATCAGGAAAAAGAACAGCTAAATCAGCTGTAAAAATTGCTGTCGATATGGTTAAAGAAAATTTAATTTCAAAAAAAGAGGCAGTATTAAGAGTTGAACCAAATTCATTAGATACTTTGCTTCATCCAACTTTAGATGAAAAATCAAATATAGAAATAATTGCGAAGGGATTGCCGGCATCACCTGGTGCAGCAAGTGGCAAAGTGGTATTTACATCAGATGATGCTGAAAGGTTAAACGCATCAATGCAAAATACTATATTAGTTCGAGTTGAAACTTCACCTGAAGATATTCATGGTATGCATGCTGCTAAAGGCATATTAACTGCAAGAGGAGGTATGACCAGTCATGCAGCTGTAGTGGCTAGAGGAATGGGAAGACCTTGTGTGTCAGGCTCAAGTGAAATCGAAATTGATTATGAGAAAAAATTATTCAAAGTTCAAGACAGAGAAATAAAAGAGGGAGATTTAATCACTATTGATGGATCTACTGGTAGGATAATTCTAGGTGAAGTGAAAACTGTTAAGCCTGAAATTTCAGGAGAATTTTCTAAGCTTATGAATTGGGCTGACAATTATAGAAAATTAAAAATACGAACAAATTCTGAGACACCTCTTGATAGCAAAATAGCAAGAGACTTTGGAGCAGAAGGAATTGGGTTATGTAGAACTGAGCATATGTTTTTCGACGAAGAGAGAATATTATCAGTTAGAGAAATGATACTTTCAAAAACTAAAGATGATAGATTATTAGCACTTTCAAAATTATTACCACATCAGAAAAAAGATTTTATTGATATTTTCAAAATTATGAATGGTTTGCCAGTAACAGTTAGATTATTAGACCCTCCATTACATGAATTTTTACCAAGAACTGATAAGGAAATAAGTGAAGTTGCAAGCTCGTTAAATATTCCAATTAAGGAATTAAAAGTAAGAATTACTGAACTTCATGAACAAAATCCAATGCTTGGGCACAGAGGTTGTAGACTTGGAATATCTTTTCCTGAAATTTATGAAATGCAGTGTAGAGCAATTTTTGAAGCTTTGGTTCAATGCAAAAAACAAAAAGTTAAATCAATAATACCAGAAATAATGATACCTTTAGTTTCAACCGAAGCTGAAATAAAAATTATGAAAGATTTAGTGATAAGGACTGCGAAACAGGTTGAGAGTGAAAAAAAAATAAAGTTAAATTTTTTGGTAGGTACAATGATTGAATTGCCTAGAGCTGCTATAAAAGCAAATGATATTGCTAAACATGCGGAATTTTTTAGTTTTGGTACTAACGACTTAACACAAACCACATTTGGTATTAGTAGAGACGATAGTGGTAAATTTCTAAACGATTATATTGAAAATAAAATATTTGATATAGATCCTTTTGTATCAATTGACGAGGGGGTAGCCGACTTAATCGATATCGCCTCTGAAAAAGGGCGTTCGCAAAATAAAAAAATAAAGTTAGGTATATGTGGTGAGCATGGAGGAGATCCAAAAAGTATAGAATTTTGTGCTAAAATAGGATTAAACTATGTTTCGTGCTCCCCTTACAGGGTTCCAGTAGCAAGATTAGCTGCAGCCCAGGCGCAATTAAAAAAATAA
- the nadC gene encoding carboxylating nicotinate-nucleotide diphosphorylase: MSNILLSNQFIKSTCKLALNEDLYPSGDITSDLINNNINKKVKMISNQSGIIGGLAFAKETFKLIDKKIKFKIKKKEGSYIQKGNIVAIIEGNLKNILIGERVALNFVSHISGIASKTNKFVRLAGKKTKVCCTRKTIPNLRVLQKYAVKLGGGVNHRFNLSDEFLIKDNHLSSEKNFENIIKRAIKNKKRKKITVEVDNLKQLHKIYGLKFDTVLLDNMSIKNLKDAVKLVKKKYTTEASGGVNLNNIKKIASTGVDRVSIGMLTQSVSAIDIKLEI, translated from the coding sequence GTGTCAAATATTCTATTAAGTAATCAATTTATAAAATCTACATGTAAATTAGCTCTGAATGAAGATCTTTATCCTTCGGGTGATATAACTTCAGATCTTATAAATAATAATATTAATAAAAAAGTTAAAATGATAAGTAATCAAAGTGGAATCATTGGTGGTTTAGCATTTGCGAAAGAAACATTTAAATTAATTGATAAAAAAATAAAATTTAAAATAAAAAAAAAAGAAGGCTCTTATATCCAAAAAGGTAATATTGTAGCAATAATTGAAGGTAATCTTAAGAATATACTAATAGGAGAAAGAGTTGCTTTAAACTTTGTTTCCCATATCTCGGGTATTGCATCAAAAACAAACAAATTTGTAAGACTAGCTGGAAAAAAAACCAAGGTCTGTTGTACTAGAAAAACTATACCAAATTTAAGAGTACTTCAAAAATATGCTGTCAAATTAGGTGGAGGGGTTAATCATCGTTTTAATTTAAGCGATGAATTTTTAATTAAAGATAACCATCTGAGTTCGGAAAAGAATTTTGAAAATATTATTAAAAGGGCAATTAAAAATAAAAAAAGAAAAAAAATTACGGTCGAGGTTGATAATTTAAAACAATTACACAAAATATACGGACTAAAATTTGATACAGTTTTGCTAGACAATATGAGTATTAAAAACCTTAAAGATGCTGTTAAATTAGTTAAAAAAAAATACACAACGGAAGCCTCAGGTGGTGTTAATTTGAATAATATCAAAAAAATTGCATCAACTGGGGTTGATAGAGTTTCAATTGGCATGTTAACTCAAAGCGTTTCGGCAATTGATATAAAACTAGAAATATAA
- the nadA gene encoding quinolinate synthase NadA has protein sequence MEFTAEIKKATSSIYEKVQKKIPEIEWATHAPYIYKINKLKKEKNAVILAHNYQTPEIYHGISDFSADSLALAVEAAKTKADIIVMCGVHFMAETAKLMSPEKKVLLPDMKAGCSLSSSITGDDVRKLKKQYPGVPVVSYVNTSAEVKAETDVCCTSANAVKIVESLKVKKVIFLPDDFLAKYVASQTNTEIISWKGTCEVHEQFKDEEINEIRKANPGIKIIAHPECPPDVIQASDFAGSTSGMIKYVRDNQPEKVMMVTECSMSDNVQIDNPNVEFIRPCNLCPHMKRITLPKILNCLENESNELVMDDQTIAKARKSVERMAEIGR, from the coding sequence ATGGAATTCACTGCTGAAATAAAAAAAGCAACCAGTTCAATCTACGAAAAAGTACAAAAAAAAATTCCAGAAATTGAATGGGCTACACACGCTCCATATATTTATAAAATCAATAAGCTTAAAAAAGAAAAAAATGCTGTGATTCTAGCACATAATTATCAAACACCAGAAATCTACCATGGGATTTCAGATTTTTCGGCGGACTCTTTGGCTTTAGCTGTAGAAGCTGCGAAAACAAAAGCAGATATAATTGTTATGTGCGGTGTTCATTTTATGGCTGAGACGGCAAAATTAATGAGCCCTGAAAAGAAAGTATTATTACCTGATATGAAAGCAGGATGTTCTTTGTCATCTTCTATTACAGGAGATGATGTTAGAAAATTAAAAAAACAATATCCAGGTGTACCAGTAGTTTCTTATGTAAATACTTCTGCTGAGGTAAAAGCAGAAACAGACGTTTGTTGTACATCTGCAAATGCTGTTAAGATTGTAGAGTCTCTTAAAGTTAAAAAAGTTATATTTTTACCTGATGACTTTTTAGCTAAATATGTTGCTTCGCAAACAAATACTGAAATTATATCATGGAAAGGAACTTGTGAAGTTCATGAACAATTCAAAGATGAGGAAATTAATGAAATTAGAAAAGCTAATCCTGGGATTAAAATAATTGCACATCCTGAGTGTCCTCCTGATGTTATTCAAGCATCTGATTTTGCTGGATCGACTAGCGGTATGATAAAGTATGTTAGAGATAATCAACCTGAAAAAGTTATGATGGTTACTGAGTGTTCAATGAGTGACAATGTTCAAATTGATAATCCAAATGTTGAGTTTATAAGACCATGTAATCTATGTCCTCACATGAAAAGAATAACGTTGCCTAAAATATTAAATTGTTTGGAAAATGAGTCTAATGAGCTTGTAATGGATGATCAAACTATTGCAAAAGCAAGAAAGTCTGTAGAAAGAATGGCAGAAATAGGCAGATAA
- the thyX gene encoding FAD-dependent thymidylate synthase has product MKLTSEQAQEIKDQQSQEYKTKRVTAPELEKILYEALPILDHGFIRVVDYMGDDTSIVQSARVSYGKGTKKVSTDEGLIKYLMRHWHSTPFEMCEIKYHVKLPIFIARQWIRHRTANVNEYSARYSILDKEFYLPAPEHLAAQSQSNRQGRGDVLEGEKAKEVLELLKGDAEQTYNNYQTMLNERYDGSVIDENAVGLARELARMNLTLNTYTQWYWKTDLLNLMNFLRLRADHHAQYEIRAYADVMLDTLKKWVPITYEAFMDYRVGGTEVSAKGKEVLKKLIKGDKVDMDQSGLSKREWNELMEAFDLKDNLI; this is encoded by the coding sequence ATGAAATTAACCAGCGAACAAGCACAAGAAATAAAAGATCAACAATCACAAGAATATAAGACTAAAAGAGTAACAGCGCCAGAATTAGAGAAAATTCTTTATGAGGCTCTTCCAATATTAGATCATGGATTTATTAGGGTAGTTGACTATATGGGTGATGATACTTCGATAGTTCAGTCAGCTAGAGTTTCTTATGGCAAAGGTACAAAGAAAGTCTCAACAGACGAAGGATTAATAAAGTATTTAATGAGACACTGGCATAGTACTCCATTTGAAATGTGTGAAATTAAATATCACGTTAAGCTTCCAATATTTATTGCAAGACAATGGATTAGGCATAGAACTGCAAATGTAAATGAATACTCTGCTAGATATTCAATCTTGGATAAAGAATTTTATTTACCAGCACCTGAGCATTTAGCAGCACAGTCGCAGAGTAATAGGCAAGGAAGAGGCGATGTTCTTGAAGGTGAAAAAGCTAAAGAAGTTTTAGAACTTTTAAAAGGAGATGCTGAGCAGACATATAATAATTATCAAACAATGCTTAATGAAAGATACGATGGTTCTGTAATTGATGAAAATGCAGTAGGACTTGCAAGGGAACTCGCACGTATGAATTTAACTTTAAATACTTATACGCAGTGGTACTGGAAAACAGATTTGCTAAACCTAATGAATTTTTTAAGGCTAAGAGCTGATCACCACGCTCAATATGAAATACGCGCTTATGCAGATGTAATGTTGGATACACTTAAAAAATGGGTGCCAATAACTTATGAGGCTTTTATGGATTATAGGGTAGGAGGAACAGAAGTTTCTGCAAAAGGAAAAGAAGTACTTAAAAAACTAATCAAAGGCGATAAAGTTGACATGGATCAATCAGGACTTTCTAAAAGAGAATGGAATGAATTAATGGAAGCTTTTGATCTTAAAGATAATTTGATTTAA
- a CDS encoding Mrp/NBP35 family ATP-binding protein: MNDKKVGLSDTMKAKTEPKSFQKNPIPGTKFTIAISSAKGGVGKSTFATNLALALKKVGCKVGLLDADIYGPSLPKLFSINEKPESDGQTLKPIIKYDIQCMSIGFLTDEQTPMIWRGPMVTSAIKTFTQKVAWKDLDFIIVDMPPGTGDTQLTFAQEINMDGAIIVSTPQEIALQDVKRGIRMFDKLKVKIIGLIDNMSHFVGDDGKKYAIFGEGGVKRTAEEFQKEFLGEIPINSEVGKQGDLGSPIVESKPDHEISKIYLEFATKIKSNYL; this comes from the coding sequence ATGAATGACAAAAAAGTAGGCCTTAGTGACACAATGAAGGCTAAAACTGAGCCAAAAAGCTTTCAAAAAAACCCTATACCAGGCACCAAATTCACGATTGCAATTTCAAGTGCAAAAGGAGGAGTTGGTAAATCTACTTTTGCAACGAATCTTGCTTTAGCTTTAAAAAAAGTTGGGTGCAAAGTTGGATTGTTAGATGCTGATATTTACGGTCCATCTCTTCCTAAGTTATTTTCAATAAATGAAAAGCCAGAAAGCGATGGTCAGACTTTAAAACCAATTATTAAGTATGATATTCAATGCATGTCTATTGGTTTTTTGACTGATGAACAGACACCAATGATTTGGCGTGGACCCATGGTAACAAGTGCAATTAAAACATTTACACAAAAAGTTGCTTGGAAAGATTTAGATTTTATTATTGTTGATATGCCTCCTGGAACAGGAGACACGCAATTAACATTTGCTCAAGAAATAAATATGGATGGAGCAATTATTGTTTCCACGCCTCAAGAAATTGCTCTTCAAGATGTAAAAAGAGGAATAAGAATGTTTGATAAATTAAAAGTAAAAATAATTGGGTTAATAGATAATATGAGTCATTTTGTTGGTGATGATGGAAAAAAATATGCAATCTTTGGAGAAGGTGGTGTTAAAAGGACTGCAGAAGAATTTCAAAAAGAATTTTTAGGTGAAATACCAATTAATTCAGAGGTTGGAAAGCAAGGTGATTTGGGATCTCCAATAGTTGAAAGCAAACCCGATCATGAAATTTCTAAGATTTATTTGGAATTTGCAACTAAAATTAAATCAAATTATCTTTAA
- the hflK gene encoding FtsH protease activity modulator HflK, protein MNDFRNQSPWGRPPGGGGGNGGFRRGPTPPDIDEVIKKVQSLLNRFLGGGKGGAKPIIVGLLIIVTLWGLSGLYRVLPDEQGVVLRFGKFVNTTQPGLNYHFPYPIESVITPKVTKVNRMDIGFRSERDSGFSSGGVADVPEESLMLTGDENIVNIDFSVFWVIKDAGNFLFKIQDPEGTVKAAAETAMREVIARSNIQPILTEGRSVIETETQEIIQKILDEYTSGIQITQVQTQKADPPDQVIDAFRDVQAARADMERSKNEAEAYANDVIPRARGEAQKILQAAEAYKKEVVAKAEGEASRFLAIYNEYAKAKQVTQERMFLETMETVLGDINKIIIDKNSGSGVVPYLPLPELKKAENN, encoded by the coding sequence ATGAATGATTTCAGAAATCAAAGCCCTTGGGGCAGACCTCCAGGAGGCGGCGGAGGCAACGGTGGATTTAGAAGAGGCCCAACTCCACCTGATATTGATGAAGTTATTAAAAAAGTTCAAAGTTTATTAAACAGATTTTTAGGTGGTGGCAAAGGTGGGGCTAAACCCATCATTGTTGGTTTATTAATCATAGTTACTCTTTGGGGACTTAGCGGACTTTATAGAGTACTTCCTGACGAACAAGGAGTTGTTTTAAGATTTGGAAAATTTGTAAATACTACACAACCTGGTCTTAACTATCATTTTCCATATCCAATTGAGAGTGTGATCACTCCAAAAGTTACAAAAGTAAACAGAATGGATATTGGTTTTAGATCTGAAAGAGACAGTGGATTTTCATCAGGCGGTGTTGCTGATGTACCAGAAGAAAGCTTAATGTTAACTGGTGATGAAAATATTGTTAACATCGACTTTTCTGTATTTTGGGTAATTAAAGATGCAGGAAATTTCTTATTCAAAATTCAAGATCCTGAAGGGACAGTAAAAGCTGCAGCAGAAACTGCTATGAGGGAAGTAATCGCTAGATCAAACATTCAACCAATTTTAACAGAAGGAAGATCAGTAATTGAGACAGAAACCCAAGAAATTATTCAAAAGATTTTAGATGAATACACTTCAGGTATTCAAATTACTCAAGTTCAAACCCAAAAAGCCGACCCACCAGATCAAGTTATTGATGCATTTAGAGATGTTCAAGCAGCAAGAGCTGATATGGAAAGATCTAAAAACGAAGCTGAGGCGTATGCAAATGATGTGATCCCAAGAGCACGGGGAGAAGCTCAAAAAATTTTACAAGCAGCAGAAGCTTATAAAAAAGAAGTAGTTGCAAAAGCAGAAGGTGAAGCTAGCAGATTTTTAGCAATTTATAATGAATATGCAAAAGCTAAACAAGTAACACAAGAAAGAATGTTTTTAGAGACAATGGAAACAGTTTTAGGTGACATTAATAAAATAATAATCGATAAAAATTCTGGATCAGGAGTAGTTCCTTATCTACCACTTCCTGAACTAAAAAAGGCGGAGAATAATTAA
- the hflC gene encoding protease modulator HflC, which produces MKAGKILIPIIIVIAATIFFSIFIVKEVNQAIVLQFGDPKRILLKPGLNFKIPFIQNVVFLDKRILNLDTPPEEVIASDQKRLIVDAFARFQIVDPLKFYISVGNERVARSRLSTIINSRIRNVLGQQELQTLLSQDRTKQMTLIQEGVNNEAENFGIKIVDVRIKRADLPQANSDAIFRRMQTEREREAKEFRAKGAEMAVTITSTADKEVTVILADAQKKSEIMKGEGDGQRNKIFADAFGQDPEFFAFYRSMQAYGKAFNAGETSMILSPDSEFFKFFGNIKPKSE; this is translated from the coding sequence ATGAAAGCTGGAAAAATTTTAATCCCGATTATAATTGTAATTGCTGCAACAATATTCTTTTCTATTTTTATAGTAAAAGAGGTAAATCAAGCAATTGTTCTTCAATTTGGTGATCCAAAAAGAATTTTATTAAAACCAGGTTTAAACTTTAAAATACCATTTATTCAAAACGTAGTTTTTTTAGATAAAAGAATTTTAAATTTAGATACTCCACCAGAGGAAGTAATTGCATCAGACCAAAAACGACTGATTGTTGATGCATTTGCAAGATTTCAAATTGTAGACCCACTAAAATTTTATATTTCAGTTGGAAATGAAAGAGTTGCAAGATCAAGACTCTCAACAATTATCAATTCAAGAATAAGAAACGTTCTTGGTCAACAAGAACTTCAAACCTTGTTATCTCAAGATAGAACAAAACAAATGACTTTAATTCAGGAAGGTGTAAATAATGAAGCTGAAAATTTTGGTATTAAAATTGTTGATGTAAGAATTAAAAGAGCTGATCTTCCACAAGCAAACAGTGATGCAATCTTTAGAAGAATGCAAACTGAAAGAGAGAGAGAAGCAAAAGAATTTAGAGCAAAAGGTGCTGAGATGGCAGTAACTATTACTTCTACTGCAGATAAAGAAGTGACAGTAATATTAGCTGATGCTCAAAAAAAATCAGAGATCATGAAAGGGGAAGGTGATGGTCAAAGAAATAAAATTTTTGCTGATGCCTTCGGTCAAGATCCAGAGTTTTTTGCTTTCTATAGATCTATGCAAGCATACGGTAAAGCATTTAATGCAGGAGAAACATCTATGATCTTATCTCCTGATAGTGAATTTTTTAAATTTTTTGGAAATATAAAACCTAAATCAGAATAA
- a CDS encoding DUF2065 domain-containing protein, with product MKELIIAFGLFLFIEGILYALFPSKMKNMLSKLNEVNDSQLRTGGLVFAVIGFLIIWYLKS from the coding sequence ATGAAGGAATTGATCATTGCATTTGGTCTGTTCTTATTCATTGAAGGAATTTTATATGCCTTATTTCCATCAAAAATGAAAAATATGCTATCAAAATTAAACGAGGTAAATGACAGTCAACTTCGTACAGGTGGATTGGTATTTGCAGTTATAGGGTTTTTAATAATTTGGTACTTAAAGTCATGA
- a CDS encoding Do family serine endopeptidase has translation MKKYLKSLVLLIFCLNFTTLSNAKDIPASFADLAERLMPSVVNISTTTTVTTRSNPFPFQFPPGSPFEDMFKDFGTPQERKTSALGSGFIISDDGIVITNNHVIQGAEDVFVRVNGDQEFKAKILGADPGMDLAVLKIESDEKFVPVKFGDSDKSRIGDWVIAIGNPFGLGGTVTAGIISARNRSIGLSRYEDFIQTDASINQGNSGGPLFNMKGDVIGINTAILGQSGSIGIGFAIPSNSADRVIKQLIEFGETKRGWLGVRIQTVTKEIADVEKLDKPRGALVASVADGSPSDKGGIKAGDIILEFDGKPIKEMVELPKIVAQTDVGKKVIVKVWRNKREITKNIILGRLETSEDFKQKSIITEKPKEVEIEGLKITVRLVDKKDLEERKLSKDVTGVVITKIAQDSPVNYLETGNIIVEAQKKKINTIGDLENIIKITKRSSEKTLLIAIYNNQNQRRYIGVKLD, from the coding sequence ATGAAAAAATATTTAAAGTCATTAGTTCTTCTTATCTTTTGTCTAAACTTCACAACTTTATCAAATGCAAAGGATATACCCGCTTCATTTGCAGATTTAGCTGAAAGATTAATGCCATCAGTTGTAAATATTTCAACAACTACAACAGTTACAACAAGATCAAATCCTTTCCCGTTCCAATTTCCTCCAGGATCACCATTTGAGGATATGTTTAAAGATTTTGGCACTCCTCAAGAGAGAAAAACAAGTGCATTAGGATCTGGATTTATTATTAGTGATGATGGAATAGTAATTACTAATAACCATGTAATTCAAGGTGCTGAGGATGTTTTTGTAAGAGTAAATGGAGATCAAGAGTTCAAAGCAAAAATTTTAGGTGCAGATCCTGGAATGGATCTAGCTGTTTTAAAAATTGAAAGTGATGAAAAATTTGTACCAGTGAAATTTGGCGACTCTGATAAATCACGAATTGGTGATTGGGTTATTGCAATTGGAAATCCGTTTGGATTAGGTGGAACAGTTACTGCAGGAATTATTTCAGCAAGGAATAGATCAATTGGGTTATCAAGATACGAAGATTTTATTCAAACAGATGCATCTATCAATCAAGGAAATTCTGGTGGACCCTTATTTAATATGAAAGGAGATGTAATTGGAATTAATACAGCAATCTTAGGACAATCTGGATCTATTGGAATAGGTTTTGCAATTCCTTCAAATAGTGCAGATAGAGTTATAAAACAATTAATAGAATTTGGTGAAACAAAAAGAGGATGGTTAGGTGTTAGAATTCAAACTGTTACAAAAGAAATTGCTGATGTTGAAAAATTAGATAAACCAAGAGGTGCTTTAGTTGCAAGTGTTGCAGACGGTAGCCCATCTGACAAGGGTGGAATTAAAGCTGGAGATATTATTTTAGAGTTTGACGGAAAACCAATTAAAGAAATGGTTGAACTTCCAAAAATAGTTGCACAAACTGATGTTGGAAAAAAAGTAATAGTTAAAGTTTGGAGAAATAAAAGAGAAATTACTAAAAATATTATTCTTGGAAGACTAGAAACTTCAGAAGACTTTAAACAAAAATCAATAATTACAGAAAAGCCAAAAGAAGTTGAAATTGAAGGATTAAAAATAACTGTAAGATTAGTTGATAAAAAAGATTTAGAGGAAAGAAAATTATCAAAGGATGTTACAGGAGTGGTGATTACTAAAATTGCACAAGATAGCCCAGTAAATTATTTGGAAACTGGTAACATTATTGTTGAAGCACAAAAGAAAAAAATTAACACCATTGGTGACTTAGAAAATATTATAAAAATTACAAAAAGAAGTTCAGAAAAAACTTTGTTAATTGCAATTTATAATAACCAAAATCAAAGAAGATATATTGGTGTTAAATTAGATTAA
- the miaA gene encoding tRNA (adenosine(37)-N6)-dimethylallyltransferase MiaA: MDLKSKIILISGPTASGKSNFAISLAKKINGEIINADSMQVYKELRILTARPKQKDYQKIRHHLYGFLNVTKNFSTGEWLKFCQKKIKEIQSRNKTPILVGGTGLYFKALTDGLVKIPNIPLKVRNKIRNLQKKNGQKKFYSKLLKLDPYIKGKIIETDAQRSIRAYEVKYHTKKSLFDWFKNTKSKFQDEEFFKIYIDYPRPKLIERIASRSEQMLKDGAISEVKKFLKLKIKKDNSSNKVIGIAEIKEHLENKLDLKEVHEKITIKTRQYAKRQSTWARGQMSSWNKINSKDLKKFLKKI, encoded by the coding sequence ATGGACCTTAAGTCCAAAATTATTTTAATCTCAGGACCCACTGCATCAGGAAAATCAAATTTTGCAATAAGCCTTGCTAAGAAAATAAATGGAGAAATTATCAATGCAGATAGTATGCAGGTATATAAAGAACTTCGGATCTTAACTGCAAGACCTAAACAAAAAGACTATCAAAAAATCAGACATCACTTATATGGATTTTTAAATGTTACAAAAAATTTTTCAACAGGGGAGTGGCTGAAGTTTTGTCAAAAAAAAATTAAAGAAATTCAATCAAGAAATAAAACACCAATACTTGTAGGTGGAACAGGTCTTTATTTTAAAGCACTTACTGATGGGTTGGTAAAAATTCCAAACATTCCTTTAAAAGTTAGAAATAAGATAAGAAATTTACAAAAAAAAAATGGACAAAAAAAATTTTATTCAAAACTTTTAAAACTAGATCCTTATATTAAAGGCAAAATTATTGAAACGGATGCCCAAAGATCAATTAGAGCATACGAAGTAAAGTATCATACGAAAAAATCTTTATTTGATTGGTTTAAAAACACAAAATCCAAGTTTCAAGATGAGGAATTTTTTAAAATTTATATCGATTATCCAAGACCTAAACTAATTGAGAGAATAGCTTCTAGATCAGAACAAATGTTAAAAGATGGAGCAATTAGTGAGGTTAAAAAATTTTTAAAACTTAAAATTAAGAAAGATAATAGCTCAAATAAGGTAATTGGTATTGCCGAGATTAAAGAACATTTGGAAAATAAATTAGATCTTAAAGAAGTTCATGAAAAAATTACTATAAAAACTAGACAATACGCTAAAAGACAAAGCACATGGGCGAGAGGTCAGATGTCGAGCTGGAATAAAATAAACTCCAAGGACCTAAAAAAATTTTTGAAAAAAATCTAA